In one Candidatus Angelobacter sp. genomic region, the following are encoded:
- a CDS encoding sigma factor-like helix-turn-helix DNA-binding protein: LEEKTVSSMLQEMVTTLDPREATILRYRFGLDGGSERTLEEVGQKFGVTRERVRQIQNIALAKLRKMIEKLEAVKK, from the coding sequence ACTGGAGGAAAAAACCGTCAGCTCGATGTTGCAGGAAATGGTGACGACCCTCGACCCGCGCGAAGCGACAATTCTTCGGTACCGCTTCGGTCTGGATGGCGGCAGCGAAAGGACTCTTGAGGAAGTTGGCCAGAAGTTCGGGGTCACCCGTGAGCGCGTCCGGCAGATTCAGAACATCGCGCTGGCCAAACTCCGCAAGATGATTGAGAAACTTGAGGCCGTGAAGAAGTGA